The following nucleotide sequence is from Apium graveolens cultivar Ventura chromosome 4, ASM990537v1, whole genome shotgun sequence.
CACAACTAGGATTATTTTTACCAAAATTTACAGGTTAAATGCTAAGGTAGGTTGATTATATTCTTCGTGTGATACGACTAAACTAAGAACAATATAAACGTAAATAACACGAAGAATTGGTGACGCGAAAAACCCGTAAATGGGAAAAAACCGCGTGTGGGATTGATTACCCAACCTAAATATGATCCACTCAATAATTGTTGATTACCCAACCTTTTGCCCAGGTGCAGGTGGCATCTTCCCCGCAATGTCCATCCCCCATTTCATAAAAATCCAAGAGGGAATAGACATGTTAAGGTGCTCAGACAGTTGGTGTATGACAAGTGCATGTCTCTGGCATGCGTCACATCTCCTTGTGTAATCTAGAGCATCATGTCTTAGCGTCGACCAGTAATAACCTAAGCGTAGAATCTTTAATGAGAGATTTATTTCGTTGGTATGATTTTCACACTCTCCTTCATGTGCATCTCTTAATACCATGTTAGCCTCGTGTTTTCTCAAGCATCTTTGAAGCAGCCCCGTAGAAGATTTCTTGAACAGCTCATCATCTATGATTGTAAACCTCGAAGCTTTCATCCTAAGGATCCTAGCTTCATTGTTGTTGTTTGGTGTAACACTAAGTTGTAAGTAATCTTTGTATGCTTGAATCCAGCTGTCCATGTCTTCATTGGTATTGTCATCATATTGATTAAGAGCCAATACTTCTATATCATGAACCAATCTTTCAACAACAGGCTTTGTGATATGAATAACTGGAATGTTATTTAAGTCGAGACCCTTAGAAACAGCTCCCAAACCGGCTAGTGCATCGGCTTGTACATTATTCTCTCTTGGAATTTGTTGTATGTTGAAAGTGTCAAAGTAATTTGTTAATTTCTTGGTGATGTCCAAGTATGTGATCATCTTGGGATCCTTAGCTTCATAGGAACCATTGACATGATTAACAATTAACAATGAATCACAGTTTACATCAATGTTTCTGACCTTCATGTCCTTAGCAGTCATGAGCCCCACAATCAGTGCTTCGTACTCGGCTTTATTATTGGTGGCTTTGAAGTCACAACATATTGAATGTGCTATCATATCCCCTGTGGTGATTTGATTACAATCCCCAATCTCGTTCCATTTACATTCGAAGCTCCATCAGTATACAATGTCAATGGCTTGGTGTCCACCCTTGAAATGACTCGTTAAAACTCCTAATCAGTTGTCGTCATTTAGCTTGGGATGAAATCATCCACCAAGTCAGCTAGAGCTTGTGATTTTATGGCACTCCTTGTATCATATGTAATATGGTAAGTGCTCAAACGTATGGCCCATTTCTCCATCCTTCCCGTCAAGTCAGGTTTGCTCAAGATAGTTCTCAAGGGAAAGTTCATCATGACATGTATTTTGTGTGATTCAAAATAATGCCTTAATTTAGTTGAAATCATGGAAAATGCAAGCACCAATTTTTCTAGAGATGTTTACCTTGTTTCCGCATCAACTAGGCTTTTGCTGACAAAAAATAGGCGACTTGACACCTTCACTTTCTTTGATGAGCACTCCACTCACAACATGATCTGTAACAGACAAGTAAACATAAAGGTCCTCTCCTTGAAGAGGCTTAGACAAGAGTGGAGGAGTAGTGAAATATTTCTTCAGGTCGTTAAGTGCATCTTCATGTTTTCCTGACCACATAAACCCCTTATTTTTCCTTAGAACATCGTAAAATAGTTTACATCTGTCTGATGATCGTGAGATGAACCTGTTCAAGGCTGCAACTCTTCCCGTCAGTTTCCGGACATCTTTAACATTTGATGGACTCTTTAACTCGAAATTGCCTTAATTTGTTCTGGGCTAGCCTCAATGCCCCTCCTGGTTACCATATGTCCGAGAAACTTTCCCGATGACACAACAAAGTTATATTTAGATGGGTTCAGCTTTATGTTGTATGATCCCAATATATCGAACACCTCCTGTAGGTCGCGAATATGATTCTCAGCGTTTATCGACTTGACCACCATGTCGTCTATGTGAACTTCCATTTTTTTACCTATCTGGTCCTTGAACATCTTGTTGACAAGCCTTTGAAATATAGCCCAAGCGTTGCGTAGTCCAAAAGGCATGGCCAAGTAACAATATATCCCCTCTGTCCGTGATGAATGTTGTCTTCTCGCAATCAGATAGCTCCATTTATATTTGATTAAAACCACTTGAAGCGGCAAAAAATGTAAGTAATTCATGTCCAACTATTGAGTCCACCATGGTGTCGATGTGGGGTAGTGGATAGGGTTCTTTAGGCAAGCTTTGTTCAAGTCCGTGTGGTCGCCACAAGCTCTCCACTTCCCTTTCTTTTTCTGCACTATGACAATATTTGCTAGCCACTTGGGATAGTCAACCTCCTTTATCATCCCAGCCTTCATAAGCCTGTCGACTTCATCGTTAATTATCTTGTTTCTCTCCGCCGTGAACTTCCTTCTTTTTAGTTGAACATGTGTGTAGCTAGGATCAACATTTAACTTGTGCGTGATGACATTTGGGTCTATTCCTGTTATGTCGTCATGTTCCCACACGAACGCATCCAATCTCGTAGTCAAGAAATTCACCAAATTTGCCTCAATTTTTGGTGACAGGTCTTCTCCTTTTAGCACTTTCTTGTCTCCCATCTTTAGATCGACCTCAGCCAATTTTTCAGGTCCTGTGACCGTGGCCACAAGTGTCTCGTTCCCATGATGTTGGACCGTTGGTTTCAAACATATCTTGTAACATTCACGTGCCATATCTTGATCCCCCGTATCTCCTAAGCTCCCCATGGTGTTAGGAATTTGAGAACTTGATGGTATGTCGATGGTACAACTTTCAAATTGTGAATCCAAGGCCTTCCCATGATTGTGTTTTATGTCGAATCGACGTCTATTATGCAAAATTTCTTCAAAAGATAACTCTTTGTGCGTACATTGGTAGTGTGATCTCACCTAATGTATGCTTGGTTTCTCCACTAAATCCCACCAATATTGTCGATTTCTTAATCATGTCACTTTCTGCCAAACCCATTTGTTTCAACATGCTCAGCATCATGATGTTGGCCGCGCTCTCGTTGTCAACTAATATTCTTTTGATCAGGCAATTCCCCACAGGGAGTGAAATGACAAGTCCATCTTGTTGTGGTTCTCTATTACTTCTTTTATCTGATTTGTCAAACATCAAAGATGGTAGAGTATTACTACTAACTCCTACCCGAGTGACTCGTATATCTGTCTCTCTAGACACCCTTTTAGCTTGTGAATATATAGACCCACACACTTCAGAACCACCTACAATGAAGTTAATTACTTTGTGatgtggtggtggtggtggttgTCTTACTGGTGTCATGTTGTCTCCATTGGGAGACTTGTCTCTCCAGACGTAAGATGCTTTCTTGGATGTCATGAACTCAGTTAAATATCCCTTCTTGGTCAGGAATTATAGCTCCTTTCATAAAGTCACACAATCATAAGCTTTATGTCCGTAATCTCCATGATAGTCATATCATAATTTGGAATCTGGATTCGCCTTAGGCTTGTTGCTCTTCATTGGCCATTTGACTATATCTCCCAACTTGGTGAACTCCTTCATAATGGCTAAAGGTGTTATCGTGAAACCGTAACTATCATACGTAGGTGGAAGATTAGGGTCCTTCCTCCAATCACTACGTTCCTCATTTCTTCAGTCATTACGTTCCCGCATCGTGTTGACATAAATTTCATCCCTAGAAGGCCTCAAATAAGGTTTGTATTCGCTAGACCTTGGTGTTGTAATCTTTCTCGAAGGCCTGTAATATTTCTCACCATCTTCCCTTCTTTCTTCTTACAATCTCACTTGTGCCATAGCTTTAGCTTGCACATCATCCATAGTTCCACACAGGTAGTTTGTCAGTTCTTCATAAAGTGGAGATTCCCTCTCTAATCCCCTTCTGAACGCCTCAAGGGTTGTGGGTACATCGCAGTTGGTGACAGTCAACTTCCCTCTATTGAATCGTGTCAAGTAGTCACGTAATGGCTCTCTATGACGTTGCACAATCTTGTACAAATCATTGATGGTCTTCTCGAACACTCTGCTACTAGAAAATTGCATGTTGAATGCGTCTTCTAGGTTGGAAAACGTCTTGATACTCCTGTGTGGAAGATTCACAAACCATTGTAAGGTTGGTCCTGACAATGTAAACCAAAGCCCTTGCACATGCAAGCTTCCTTCAAGTCACATGTGATTGGTATCGTGAACATTCGTTGCTTATATTGTGCGATGTGTTCCAATGGATCACTAGTTCTATCATATGGCCCCATTTGTGGTACCATGAAGCGTTTTGGTATCTCTACCAAAGCAACGTTATCGTGAAAAGGTGAATCAACATAGCTTGTAGGAGTCGCTTTCTCTAATGGCTTTGGGACACCAaggatttttataattaaatccCTCACTTCCTGTAATTCTCTTTTGAATTCCTATGCAATTTGGTTTCGAGACCTTGTACTACTGTGGCGCGATCTCCTTCTATCGTTACCCCCCTCTCGATCATCATGATCATCATAACATTGCTCATCACATTATCTTTCTATGTCGTCATCGTTATTTGGTATGTTCTCTATATCTTCTATCTGAATGACATCATCAGTACCCTTTGTTGGCCCTTCATATTGATCTCATTCATCAACATCATCCATGTCCAAACATCTAATCACACTTGGGATCGTCTTCTTTGTTGCTATCTTGGTTCTGGATTTGGTTGCGGTTAATTCTTTCTTTAACGTCTCATTTTCAGAGCGTACCTTCTCCATTTCATCTTGTAGTTTTTTCAATGTTGCTACCATTTCTTTGTTGCTCTCAGCCTTAGCCTCTTGATTTGTAACTTGTTCTTCTGTGCCGTCGCCTGCCATCGTAATGAACCAACCGAATTCTTAGCAAGTTTTCAACAGACGACGCCAATTGTTTTTACCAAAATTTGCAGGTTAAATGCTAAGGTAGGTTGATTATATTATTCGTGTGATACGACTCAACCAAGAAAAATATAAACATAAATAACACGAAGAATTGGTGACGCGAAAAACTCTTAAATGGGAAAAAACCGCGGGTGGTATTGACTACCCAACCTAAATATGATCCACTCAAAAATTGTTGATGATTACAAAGAATTTAATCATGATACTTTGTCTATCAATTGTGTTATGACTAGTGTTTTTTTATTGTATGTAGGCCTGTAACTTGAATAAAAATTGTTTTTGTGTCTTGCCAGATGCTTCTTCCTCTTCATTGTGTTCGTTTGTGATGATATATCCAGTCATTGTCCTCTCCCCTTATGTTTTCAAAATCAGTTCCCTTATCTTTTGAGTTGTTCCTTCTTTTTCTCCAACTTCCCCTTCTTTTCTCCCTCTTTCCATCATGGTTTCAGTTTTTGTTATGATTCTGGAATATTATCCCTTAAGACACGGTCTTTGGCTGACTGAGTCTATAGTTCTACCTATCGACACCAAGTTCGTTGTTATCCAAGACGTCTTCTTACTCTCGACCTGTCCATCATGACCCATGTCGTCTGCTCATCTCATCACGTCTTGAATAATGAAAAATCTGGATATAACAAAGATTATAAGTTGTATACTTAAATGATTAACATTTgaatatttttctattttttttgttAGGGATGTAATGGAATAGAAATGGGTCGGAGTGTAATAAATTTGAAATGGATTGGCTTAATAATTAGAACTGGGTTGGGTTGGTTAATGTTTTCAAATAGGTAAAGTCTGGCCTAACTCATTATAAACTGCCCATATAAAGAATAACTCAACTAAGTATAAACGACTCGATTTGAACGGCTCAGTTTAGGGTCGGGTTGGATTTTGCTGGTTATGTAAGCCATGAGCAGCCCTACCTTGATGTTAAGAAATGGTGACAAATAAATATACATCTTCGTTTGTTGTTGCCTTGATCTTTAAGGGCGTGAAAATGAATGTTAAAGGGAAGGATTGATACTAGGTTGCTTGATACAACCAAGCGTCATAGTTTTTTTAGGAAGTAGTCAAGTAGATAAATAAGAAATTAGCAAATTTAGTTTAGAAGGTTTATAAACTGGCATCTcatatctcatatatatatatatatatatatatatggagaTGATCAAATAGAAACCAATCTTATTCTAAAAACTAGAAACCAATGACAACCACTAATTTTATAACATGAATTGAATCTACGCCACATAAATTTTATCCAACCACTTCTTACTCCTCGTTTCAATTATAACTGTCACTCCCTCTCATACATCTATATGTAATTAATTTTCTATCtgttttt
It contains:
- the LOC141719462 gene encoding uncharacterized protein LOC141719462, which encodes MIAHSICCDFKATNNKAEYEALIVGLMTAKDMKVRNIDVNCDSLLIVNHVNGSYEAKDPKMITYLDITKKLTNYFDTFNIQQIPRENNVQADALAGLGAVSKGLDLNNIPVIHITKPVVERLVHDIEVLALNQYDDNTNEDMDSWIQAYKDYLQLSVTPNNNNEARILRMKASRFTIIDDELFKKSSTGLLQRCLRKHEANMVLRDAHEGECENHTNEINLSLKILRLGYYWSTLRHDALDYTRRCDACQRHALVIHQLSEHLNMSIPSWIFMKWGMDIAGKMPPAPGQKVG